The Vitis vinifera cultivar Pinot Noir 40024 chromosome 12, ASM3070453v1 genome has a segment encoding these proteins:
- the LOC100257402 gene encoding glutathione S-transferase zeta class isoform X2, whose protein sequence is MTWQVNRGKIVYSVSCIFVVFLGHLEEDREQCDSEQRVNQTATMEESKLKLYSSWRSSSSCRVRIALNLKGLKYEYKAVNLLKGEQFSPEFSKLSPLNYVPTLVDGDMIVVESFAILMYLEDKYPQHPLLPPDLKKRAINYQAASFVSSSIQPLQNLVEQKYIAEEVGSDEKLSWVKHHMEKGFAALEKLLKDHAAKYASGDEVFLADLFLAPQIHDALTRFNVDMTQFSLLLRLNDAYNELPAFQDAMPEKQPDYLQS, encoded by the exons ATGACATGGCAAGTTAATCGTGGCAAAATTGTATACTCTGTTTCATGCATTTTTGTCGTCTTCCTTGGTCATTTAGAGGAGGACAGGGAGCAGTGTGACAGTGAGCAGCGAGTGAATCAAACTGCAACTATG GAGGAGAGCAAGCTGAAGCTGTATTCATCCTGGCGGAGTTCCAGCTCCTGCCGTGTCCGAATTGCCCTCAACTTGAAAG GTCTGAAATACGAGTACAAAGCAGTGAATTTGTTGAAAGGAGAGCAGTTCAGTCCAG AGTTTTCAAAGCTCAGTCCTCTCAATTATGTGCCCACGTTGGTGGATGGGGACATGATAGTTGTTGAATCTTTTGCTATTCTGATG TATCTGGAAGACAAGTATCCTCAACATCCATTGTTGCCTCCTGATCTAAAGAAAAGAGCTATCAATTACCAg GCTGCTAGTTTTGTTTCCTCAAGCATACAGCCACTTCAGAATTTGGTTGAACAG AAATATATTGCGGAAGAGGTTGGTAGTGATGAGAAGCTCTCATGGGTCAAACATCACATGGAAAAAGGCTTTGCAG CACTGGAGAAGCTCTTAAAAGACCATGCTGCAAAATATGCAAGTGGAGATGAAGTTTTCCTG GCTGACTTATTTCTAGCGCCCCAGATTCATGATGCGCTTACAAGGTTCAATGTCGACATG ACTCAATTCTCTCTTCTATTGAGGTTGAATGACGCATACAATGAATTGCCAGCATTCCAAGATGCCATGCCTGAAAAACAGCCCGATTACCTTCAATCATAG
- the LOC100257402 gene encoding glutathione S-transferase zeta class isoform X1, with the protein MTWQVNRGKIVYSVSCIFVVFLGHLEEDREQCDSEQRVNQTATMEESKLKLYSSWRSSSSCRVRIALNLKGLKYEYKAVNLLKGEQFSPEFSKLSPLNYVPTLVDGDMIVVESFAILMYLEDKYPQHPLLPPDLKKRAINYQAASFVSSSIQPLQNLVEQKYIAEEVGSDEKLSWVKHHMEKGFAGINAVLFALEKLLKDHAAKYASGDEVFLADLFLAPQIHDALTRFNVDMTQFSLLLRLNDAYNELPAFQDAMPEKQPDYLQS; encoded by the exons ATGACATGGCAAGTTAATCGTGGCAAAATTGTATACTCTGTTTCATGCATTTTTGTCGTCTTCCTTGGTCATTTAGAGGAGGACAGGGAGCAGTGTGACAGTGAGCAGCGAGTGAATCAAACTGCAACTATG GAGGAGAGCAAGCTGAAGCTGTATTCATCCTGGCGGAGTTCCAGCTCCTGCCGTGTCCGAATTGCCCTCAACTTGAAAG GTCTGAAATACGAGTACAAAGCAGTGAATTTGTTGAAAGGAGAGCAGTTCAGTCCAG AGTTTTCAAAGCTCAGTCCTCTCAATTATGTGCCCACGTTGGTGGATGGGGACATGATAGTTGTTGAATCTTTTGCTATTCTGATG TATCTGGAAGACAAGTATCCTCAACATCCATTGTTGCCTCCTGATCTAAAGAAAAGAGCTATCAATTACCAg GCTGCTAGTTTTGTTTCCTCAAGCATACAGCCACTTCAGAATTTGGTTGAACAG AAATATATTGCGGAAGAGGTTGGTAGTGATGAGAAGCTCTCATGGGTCAAACATCACATGGAAAAAGGCTTTGCAGGTATTAATGCTGTTTTATTTG CACTGGAGAAGCTCTTAAAAGACCATGCTGCAAAATATGCAAGTGGAGATGAAGTTTTCCTG GCTGACTTATTTCTAGCGCCCCAGATTCATGATGCGCTTACAAGGTTCAATGTCGACATG ACTCAATTCTCTCTTCTATTGAGGTTGAATGACGCATACAATGAATTGCCAGCATTCCAAGATGCCATGCCTGAAAAACAGCCCGATTACCTTCAATCATAG